The nucleotide window ACATATATagttttcccattttttaattaaaaaaaaagcgcgaatatattttttaataatttatttatcaaattcgaaaatgaataaaggatatattaatattatttttgccTTTTTAAGCTTGATTTGGCATATGAACAATAAAGCCTTTGCAAGTGAGTATGACCCAAACAATGTTCCGTAAgaaaatatgcaaaatataGATCCATCGAATATAACCACATATATGCATGTACCATTATgataatgttatatatatgctcGTACAAACATCCATCTAAATAACAATGTGATAATAAAAGtatcattttataaatacatttttttttttcaaattaaaaaacagCTCCACCTCGGCTAGTAATTGTTCGGGTGAAAAATGCAAGGAGATCAATCCCCTATTGTGTACCGATCCAGAAGAAACTAAAAACGCATCAGAACTTATGAACGAAGCTATAATGCTTTTACAGTATCATGCCACAAGTATAGAAGATTACAGTTTACTTCATAAACATGATGATGGTTCATCTGAATATATTAAGAAACATGGAAATGCAGACATTCATAaatttattcataaaatgCCCAATCCAGATAGTGTATGAATTAAcgaatattattttttaaattataaaattaagttaaaataaaaaaataactattatatatatatatacatatatttttttgtctttaGTATGATAGTATAATAAACATTTTGTTTAATTATGATTGTACTCATAAAATTGGGACAAGCACTGTTAaaggtatataataatatagttaATTAATCAATTTAATAGACAACTATCACAATTTATGGAATAtttcatgtttttttattgttaacattttatgctattattttttatctccATCTTATTAAATtccataatattttaatgatatatatacaaaaatataattttttttagaaaaagtTGTACGTGAATACACTCCAAATTTAGTAATGGTTCAACAACGCTACAAAAATAGGGATTTATCATTCCAAGGATATTATTATGCTTTATCCAAAAAAGACCAGGTAAGGAAACTGTTTTTTCTTCATGCCTCTCAAATAATATTTCTCACGCAATTATaccataatttatatatgtgtattttttattctttttgtAGATATCAAACGATACAACTGTTATTGCTTTGGCTTcagcaaatataaatgatcatAACAAGGccgataaaaaaatttataaaaatgagaTCTTAGAAAGTGCAAATTCATTCAAAACTGACATCGATTCGGAAGAAGATATTAGAAAGgggaaattaaaaaaaatgtttgttAATTTATCCGGATGTctcattataaaaaaactCAATTATATTGATATTATCCATATCAGCTCTGTAAGAATATTCAAATTTaataacttaaaaaatttgccccatcatttatattattttgttattccCTTATCTTCACTTTagaattatcaaaatatatcttCTATGTACAAAtgcacatatttataatatatgatgTTTACCCACGGAACttttcaatatttattttacatgtctatcaatttttttttcgtagATGAATGTGAATCCTATCCATAGTCCAAATGAACGTATTAAAAAATCTATAGCAAAAAAATTGGAAACTTTTATCAACTTAAGATATATCTTTTCTCAGAAATAACTGGAGAATTCAATCAATAGCTTTTTTgagtatataatatacaaatattaatataaattaaattaattcaTTGTCATCAACaatgtgttttttttaaattattattataaaagtgTATTTTTTCGTTTGAATAaagtttatatgtataaaatttgttcatttatttttaatataaggATAcctaaacatatattttattttgtgggTGCCACAAATATAACATGACAATTTATCAACCTTTGTCTCTATCACCGccatttcatattaatactgacattttttgttttattataaaaatcaataaatttatatttttcttttattatgcTTATAAAcctcaattttttttttaaaaattaattattttaaaatattggAATGTCTTATATATACTCAATACCattattaaaacaataataaatacatttgtattattaatatcGCCAGTATGTTTTGTATATTTACCACAAAATTGTTTctaattttgtaaatatttgTAACACCTTTATTTTTGTCATAACACcaatgtatatattacataaagGTTAAATGTATCAAATAATctagataaatatttaatattaatgttcattaaatatatttttatatatagatGTCCCTTATAATTGTCTTAATGTACCCAACAAACatgttattataatttcCATAGGGTCAAACCTCTTTGGAACTATTAAATAACCATAGATACCAATCGTAATTTTATAGATGTcaatatatgaattattatgaaaacattttttataacttttatttttaattcatatacTTTAAATTTGTCATATTTACCagaaaacaatatttcaagtTACTAAACTTTTTTAATAAGGaaccattttaaaaaatatcatatttattttatataattttcactTAAGAATTATAGAAAGTAATTTTATGTAGCAATATTTGATAGCAAATATGGGTGTCACTTTTACACTAAAACTCTTCTTCAGCATTGCttttttcaatataaatAGTTGTATAAACACTATATCTACAAAATTCCTTTCTTATATTATCAAccgattttatttttataattatagaaatgaaaatgaaaattataaataaaatgatcaCTTTGAATAACATTGTCTTTATATAGAATGTGGAAACATCACTGGGCAAGTTTATGTTAAAATGTTagataaaatttattttttaattaaccaaataatttatttattcataatattaaacaaaaaataccTGAATTTGTagtttataatttatatattttttaaaattaaatgcataAACTCTAAAACCTAAAacgataatatattt belongs to Plasmodium yoelii strain 17X genome assembly, chromosome: 11 and includes:
- a CDS encoding fam-a protein; amino-acid sequence: MNKGYINIIFAFLSLIWHMNNKAFASEYDPNNVPSTSASNCSGEKCKEINPLLCTDPEETKNASELMNEAIMLLQYHATSIEDYSLLHKHDDGSSEYIKKHGNADIHKFIHKMPNPDSYDSIINILFNYDCTHKIGTSTVKEKVVREYTPNLVMVQQRYKNRDLSFQGYYYALSKKDQISNDTTVIALASANINDHNKADKKIYKNEILESANSFKTDIDSEEDIRKGKLKKMFVNLSGCLIIKKLNYIDIIHISSMNVNPIHSPNERIKKSIAKKLETFINLRYIFSQK